TTTTGTCTGAACTACTTCAAGACACTCTAGGTCACTGTTTCGGTGGTCCAGAATCCACGATTGGGCACTGGGTCGAATCCTCCGGGATGCCAAGGGCCACATTTGGACAACCTTGCCGTGGCGAGAATAGTTCCTTTGACAGCCCCGTGAACGGAGACTGCCTTCAGCGCGTAGGTGCTGCAGACTGGATCAAAACGACAAGTGGATCCCATCTTAAGTCCCGAAAGATACTTTTGGTAGAAGCGAACTGCGGATGCAGCCGCCTTCGCCGCTGGCCCTTGTGGCTCAGGAATGTCGAAAGGATCGTCACTTTGGTGTGCGCACACGGCGTGCTTTGTCCAATCCGTATGCGATGTCTCGTGCAAGTTCTGCGGAACTTGCCTCCCCGGCTCCTGCCAATGCGCGGATCACGACGTGGTGGGTGGGGGAAAGTAGCTCTGGTTGTTGAGCGATGATGTTGGCACAGATATGCCGAAGCCGTCGGGAGGTGCGGTGACGAATCACCGCGTTTCCGACGGCCTTAGATACGACAAGGCCGAATCGTGGACCACCGAAAGAGGCAACATTGCCTTGGTTTTCGGTGCCGTCCATCGATCCGGCACTATCCCACAGGTGTACAACTACAGTTTTGGTTCCAGCGCGTCGCCCTTTCCTCATCACCATGCGAAATTGCATGGAGGAGTTCAGTTTGT
The window above is part of the Corynebacterium deserti GIMN1.010 genome. Proteins encoded here:
- the yidD gene encoding membrane protein insertion efficiency factor YidD; translated protein: MCAHQSDDPFDIPEPQGPAAKAAASAVRFYQKYLSGLKMGSTCRFDPVCSTYALKAVSVHGAVKGTILATARLSKCGPWHPGGFDPVPNRGFWTTETVT
- the rnpA gene encoding ribonuclease P protein component, which codes for MLPAQHKLNSSMQFRMVMRKGRRAGTKTVVVHLWDSAGSMDGTENQGNVASFGGPRFGLVVSKAVGNAVIRHRTSRRLRHICANIIAQQPELLSPTHHVVIRALAGAGEASSAELARDIAYGLDKARRVRTPK